Proteins co-encoded in one Octopus sinensis linkage group LG6, ASM634580v1, whole genome shotgun sequence genomic window:
- the LOC118763735 gene encoding uncharacterized protein LOC118763735, whose protein sequence is MSNNSQVIVNNTNIFIVSMIRYGSIVLLTLGTLFNVAVIGIFYRKELRQSKMPPYLICLAIVDLASVWINYPQFICCANVIENQTGTFFPLHPSVNVISYSLNMISTWLIVVIYLERLMAVYSPFSRLQSSNTYTPYVVMFFLFYLCFYNKHHDVYILLKDYWLTLHYSVILYAFIPAAFLISSSILMIYKLLRRPNLDQQFQRNSSARSRNTIRLVIAIDTIILLTKFPVSICITFLNPNNEMHQSDSNTIVVLSAVPNIHNCVNFLCYVTTSKVFRENLKQVCFRKPTGIQQRIYTLQNPPKNQRNQL, encoded by the exons ATGAGCAACAATAGCCAGGTGATTgtcaataatactaatatatttatCGTTAGTATGATAAGGTACGGCTCCATAGTATTATTGACTCTTGGAACATTATTTAATGTAGCAGTAATTGGAATATTTTACAGGAAAGAACTGCGCCAGTCCAAAATGCCTCCGTACCTCATTTGCTTAGCGATTGTAGATTTAGCTAGTGTATGGATCAATTACCCACAATTTATTTGTTGTGCAAATGTTATAgaaaatcagactggaacatTCTTTCCGTTACATCCAAGTGTCAACGTAATAAGTTATTCTTTGAATATGATTTCCACGTGGTTAATCGTAGTCATATATTTGGAACGCTTGATGGCAGTTTACAGTCCATTTTCTCGCCTACAGTCCTCTAATACGTACACTCCATACGTGgtaatgttctttcttttttatttgtgctTTTATAATAAACATCACgacgtatatatattgttaaaagacTATTGGCTTACCCTACACTATTCAGTCATCTTATATGCATTCATACCAGCGGCCTTCTTAATCAGCAGTTCAATACTTATGATTTATAAGCTACTCCGACGACCAAATCTCGACCAGCAGTTTCAACGGAACTCTTCAGCAAGGTCTAGGAATACCATTCGTCTTGTAATCGCTATAGATACTATAATTCTTTTAACTAAGTTCCCAGTATCTATTTGCATCACTTTCTTGAATCCCAATAATGAGATGCACCAAAGTGATTCAAACACCATTGTTGTTCTAAGTGCCGTACCTAACATTCACAACTGCGTGAATTTCTTATGTTATGTAACTACAAGCAAAGTGTTTCGTGAAAATTTGAAGCAAGTATGTTTTCGAAAGCCTACAGGGATACAACAAAGAATATACACCTTGCAAAACCCACCTAAAAATCAGCGAAATCAG CTGTAA